A portion of the Nitratidesulfovibrio termitidis HI1 genome contains these proteins:
- a CDS encoding glycosyltransferase family 9 protein — MPRKIVISGKYISEKDFQRVSGDTPLSFVVLPKLAEMSEHDIQRLHTEARDADLVIMAMFGSNPSRLAELKLDAIKTPKAYWSFDSHHQWPAERNIQHFFDKLFISHSPYRKFFPAHMTEWLPCCFVRFGTDELIQLILTANKARNLDIAFPHKPYNIGNRNAIAHAIHSTLKSTRLRYHVGPVDSGDPYMRLIQNAHVVLNVSLIDDLNIRNFEAWALNRIPLATPTPDHGLLGELGNAAVFFRRSLEDFEERLGDALDIARSQDFNTAPLILNGHLQVHRYVQMVNTVLNTNYTVKPVTIPSLGPEKFPEITAPAPRQTSFNAHGSNIGVIALSHAEISPTPFFCNTRLQIEDNIGEAIHIHWRNIRLDFTMRDFLSLSQQFKTALAALGPKRPPATEGQISLPDAYARELGPLAHAITGASIEHVRLNDLKVVACTQDGPTLRWTAKDIPQSTAYAYLEGDTQAYVAYHNTAKDLQHHNAHNFETLFHSILKNGYPYNGEFITLHGDEPYIRDGQHRACILHHVYGNIRIPILRLHFRDGAAWRMKISPGTAMPQEDAASEAKTLDELLYVHAKTATSPCSILIAQPVTDEIPKLVGALFRKKRAAIHVATTDNTPFPLPRQNAQVPVVHTVTGQLGDILDRWKTPLDLLIIEDTSGLTAPDIRKCKTLLTQNGIWAFANSENDALSPYRKNAVTHNGTTFFHGTSDALCPEPRKAAQHGAVPADAGAEAQYQPCASNHGKILIVRADAIGDGIIFSSALSAIRNRFPDSQIDLLSKKGSAELYEHCPHIDRVIPFEEKEIANNHTAAKALIERLRATHYDLSINSVFSRDYVSDLLATECLAGCRIAFRGDMCNVRHEFHNAFTSAYTHFIDTTESVELHRYNDLLRALGADTREPLHPQVWLSPDDEAAAEKLLLAAKSRKLIAVFPGALHYHKRYPRLGEALEDYADHTAVVLGGPDALQGQDTFCAGFPGQTLRLVGKTTVRQMIAIIRKCAFYVGSDSSGAHAACAAKIPNIVLLGGGHFGRFFPYSNLTSVVSVPLSCYQCNWKCPYPSAYCVSGILPEVLSFSIAETLRTKSVKPRIFIQGHTLWPQAKEQPAWRGEQAQINFAEVIPVTKAHLSTRMRPCTPVCADDPSR, encoded by the coding sequence ATGCCAAGAAAGATAGTAATCAGTGGCAAGTATATCTCCGAGAAAGACTTTCAGCGCGTCTCCGGAGATACACCACTCTCGTTTGTAGTGCTCCCCAAGCTGGCAGAGATGTCGGAACATGACATCCAGAGGCTTCATACCGAAGCCCGCGACGCCGATCTTGTGATCATGGCCATGTTCGGCAGCAACCCTTCGCGCCTCGCCGAACTCAAACTTGACGCCATCAAGACTCCGAAGGCGTATTGGAGCTTCGACTCGCACCACCAGTGGCCAGCCGAGCGCAACATCCAGCATTTTTTTGACAAACTTTTCATCTCGCACTCGCCATATCGAAAATTCTTTCCGGCCCACATGACGGAGTGGCTGCCTTGCTGCTTTGTGCGGTTTGGAACTGACGAACTGATCCAGCTCATCCTTACCGCCAACAAAGCCAGGAATCTTGATATCGCATTTCCGCACAAGCCGTACAACATAGGCAACCGCAACGCCATTGCGCATGCCATCCACAGCACGCTCAAAAGCACGCGGTTGCGATACCATGTCGGGCCAGTAGATTCTGGTGATCCGTACATGAGACTTATCCAGAATGCCCATGTCGTGCTCAATGTCTCGCTGATAGACGACCTTAACATCAGAAACTTTGAAGCATGGGCACTCAACAGAATTCCCCTGGCAACCCCCACTCCCGACCATGGTCTTCTCGGAGAACTCGGAAACGCTGCGGTGTTTTTCCGTAGATCACTTGAAGACTTTGAAGAACGTCTTGGTGATGCATTGGATATCGCAAGGAGCCAAGACTTCAATACTGCTCCGCTCATTTTGAACGGGCATCTCCAGGTGCATCGCTATGTGCAAATGGTAAACACAGTACTCAACACAAACTATACCGTAAAACCCGTCACCATTCCTTCACTTGGCCCAGAAAAATTCCCTGAAATCACAGCGCCTGCCCCACGTCAAACTTCTTTCAATGCCCACGGAAGCAATATTGGCGTCATTGCACTTTCTCACGCTGAAATCTCGCCAACACCCTTCTTTTGCAATACACGCCTTCAGATAGAAGACAACATCGGCGAAGCAATACATATCCATTGGAGGAACATCAGGCTTGATTTCACCATGCGCGATTTCCTGAGCCTGAGCCAACAGTTCAAGACCGCCCTTGCGGCCCTTGGCCCCAAGCGCCCCCCCGCAACAGAAGGCCAGATCAGCCTTCCCGATGCCTATGCCCGCGAACTAGGCCCCCTTGCCCACGCCATTACCGGCGCCTCCATCGAGCATGTGCGCCTGAACGACCTGAAGGTCGTCGCCTGCACCCAAGACGGCCCCACACTTCGGTGGACAGCAAAGGACATTCCGCAATCCACGGCCTACGCCTACCTTGAAGGGGATACGCAAGCATACGTGGCGTATCACAACACGGCTAAAGATCTGCAGCATCACAACGCGCACAACTTCGAAACACTCTTTCATTCCATCCTGAAGAATGGCTACCCCTACAATGGAGAGTTCATCACGCTTCACGGGGATGAACCCTACATACGCGACGGGCAGCACCGCGCGTGCATCCTGCATCATGTTTATGGCAACATCCGTATCCCGATCTTGCGGTTGCACTTCAGGGATGGCGCCGCATGGCGCATGAAAATTTCCCCTGGCACTGCCATGCCGCAAGAAGACGCCGCCTCCGAAGCCAAGACTCTCGACGAACTGCTCTACGTACACGCGAAAACCGCCACCTCTCCCTGCTCCATTTTGATAGCCCAACCCGTGACTGACGAGATTCCCAAACTTGTGGGCGCACTGTTCAGAAAAAAAAGGGCAGCCATTCATGTGGCTACCACTGACAACACGCCCTTTCCCTTGCCCCGGCAAAACGCGCAAGTCCCTGTCGTTCACACTGTGACAGGTCAACTCGGCGATATCCTCGATCGGTGGAAAACACCACTCGACCTCCTGATCATTGAAGACACTTCCGGACTGACCGCGCCTGACATCAGGAAGTGCAAAACCCTGCTTACGCAAAACGGGATATGGGCCTTTGCGAATTCTGAAAACGACGCACTTTCTCCGTACAGAAAAAATGCCGTCACCCACAATGGCACGACCTTCTTTCACGGAACCAGTGACGCGCTCTGCCCTGAACCCCGGAAGGCCGCGCAACATGGCGCAGTCCCGGCAGATGCAGGCGCCGAAGCCCAATACCAACCCTGCGCCTCGAACCATGGCAAGATACTTATTGTCCGCGCCGATGCCATTGGCGACGGCATCATTTTCTCGTCAGCACTTTCCGCAATCCGCAACCGCTTTCCGGACTCGCAAATCGACCTGCTGTCAAAGAAGGGCTCTGCCGAACTATACGAGCACTGCCCTCATATCGACAGAGTCATCCCGTTTGAAGAAAAGGAAATCGCCAATAACCACACTGCGGCAAAGGCTCTCATTGAAAGGCTGCGGGCCACTCACTACGACCTCTCCATAAATTCCGTCTTTTCGCGCGACTACGTATCAGACCTGCTCGCAACGGAGTGCCTTGCAGGTTGCAGGATCGCGTTCCGTGGCGATATGTGCAATGTCCGCCACGAGTTCCACAATGCGTTCACCAGCGCCTACACGCATTTTATTGACACTACGGAAAGCGTCGAGCTTCACAGATACAACGACCTGCTGCGCGCACTGGGCGCAGATACCCGCGAGCCCCTGCATCCTCAGGTATGGCTGTCTCCGGATGATGAGGCAGCAGCAGAAAAACTGCTCCTGGCCGCCAAGAGCCGAAAGCTTATCGCCGTCTTTCCTGGAGCGCTCCACTATCACAAACGCTACCCCAGGCTCGGCGAGGCGCTTGAAGACTATGCGGACCATACTGCCGTCGTGCTTGGTGGTCCCGACGCCCTGCAGGGCCAGGACACCTTTTGTGCTGGCTTTCCCGGCCAAACCCTCAGGCTCGTTGGCAAGACCACCGTGCGCCAGATGATAGCGATCATCAGAAAATGCGCATTCTACGTAGGTTCGGACTCTTCTGGTGCGCATGCCGCCTGCGCAGCGAAAATTCCGAACATTGTGCTTCTCGGCGGCGGCCATTTTGGAAGATTTTTCCCTTACTCCAACCTTACATCTGTAGTTTCCGTTCCTCTTTCATGCTATCAATGCAACTGGAAGTGCCCTTACCCAAGCGCTTATTGCGTCTCTGGCATCTTGCCGGAAGTCTTGTCCTTCAGCATTGCGGAAACGCTTCGGACAAAAAGCGTGAAACCGCGCATTTTCATTCAAGGACATACGCTTTGGCCACAGGCCAAGGAGCAGCCTGCATGGCGAGGTGAGCAGGCGCAGATCAACTTTGCGGAAGTGATTCCCGTAACGAAGGCGCACCTGTCCACCCGTATGCGCCCGTGTACGCCCGTATGCGCAGATGACCCTTCCCGGTGA
- a CDS encoding glycosyltransferase family 2 protein → MNPDQHLHAATRSGHPLISVVVPSYNHGRYIGACLDSLMFQDYPNLEVVITDDASTDDSVAVIRRFLRDVAGATASYACHYDAKTDAIERTVHPRYARTGRRIVFLRAEANGGSTANYNRGLAQCTGEYCTFVPADDICHPQLFSTLARPLRDDEADFAYADMFVVDDDLRILREFRLPEHSFDASFRDWYLCGVAKLYRRALHDRFGPFDETADADDHECFLRFALGGARFVHVPHTLYSVRSHEGRENGLHAPGRFARLLEHSKRLTLMAREREPAAPGAWREEMVRAGASDGTQVASGPLPVAERVVLTVEERSFFTEGNGAATPPPLSDDEEARRG, encoded by the coding sequence ATGAACCCGGACCAACACCTCCATGCCGCCACCCGCTCCGGCCATCCGCTGATCTCGGTGGTGGTGCCCAGCTACAACCATGGGCGGTACATCGGGGCCTGCCTCGATTCGCTGATGTTCCAGGACTACCCCAACTTGGAAGTCGTCATCACCGACGACGCCTCCACCGACGATTCCGTGGCGGTAATCCGGCGCTTTCTGCGTGACGTGGCCGGGGCCACCGCCTCGTACGCCTGCCATTACGACGCGAAGACGGACGCCATAGAGCGCACCGTGCACCCCCGCTACGCCCGCACGGGCCGCCGCATCGTGTTCCTGCGGGCCGAGGCCAACGGCGGCTCCACCGCCAACTACAACCGGGGCCTTGCCCAGTGCACGGGCGAGTACTGCACCTTTGTCCCGGCGGACGACATCTGCCACCCGCAGCTGTTCTCCACCCTGGCCCGCCCGCTGCGGGACGACGAGGCCGACTTTGCCTACGCCGACATGTTCGTGGTGGACGACGACCTGCGCATCCTGCGCGAATTCCGCCTGCCGGAGCATTCCTTCGACGCGTCGTTCCGCGACTGGTACCTGTGCGGCGTGGCCAAGCTGTACCGCCGCGCCCTGCACGACCGCTTCGGCCCCTTTGACGAAACCGCCGACGCCGACGACCACGAATGCTTCCTGCGCTTTGCCCTTGGCGGGGCACGCTTTGTCCATGTACCGCACACCCTGTATTCGGTGCGCAGCCACGAAGGGCGCGAAAACGGCCTGCACGCGCCGGGGCGCTTTGCCCGGCTGCTGGAGCATTCCAAACGGCTCACCCTGATGGCGCGCGAACGGGAACCCGCCGCGCCCGGCGCGTGGCGCGAGGAAATGGTGAGGGCGGGCGCCTCGGACGGCACACAGGTTGCCAGCGGTCCGCTCCCGGTGGCCGAGCGCGTGGTGCTTACCGTCGAGGAACGCAGCTTCTTCACGGAAGGAAACGGCGCGGCCACGCCGCCGCCCCTGTCAGACGACGAGGAGGCCCGCCGTGGGTGA
- a CDS encoding radical SAM protein, whose protein sequence is MGDLALPHILPRVRDARREARKYANFLLVLRSRRAGVARVAHHPFDLTVDCATLCQLHCPYCAVGNATIRRKPSLMDAALHERLAADVAPDLFLAWYFSAGEPLLHPRLHEHLARTAGEEAFTVVSTNLSVPLTPARQEALLRSGLGMLSASVDGASAATYAQYRRGGDFGLVMDNLAALARRKREMGLQFPLLEWRFLLFAHNQHEVDAARAMATDMGLDLLEFFPGYALPPGDPGEQGVHPMTIPMPGQPISGPAYEAGLARRETLVQRLVADGMPPAPAPVDTAVDTAEETAEGSGAEGRGGKDKARRRCDWLYYSGMIYPDGAFGPCCVATDADDDFTRLDAYPDFSAAWNAPAFLRSRAAFAAGDAGNGAKDRAGENLSGTGGSAGTVCDRCPLPVAQELQFVQKVRGILRNAPDWVVRILAAAPGEFFLPADQRRLPVELAALHQPEARALPPDPDALARLRALAASHPDPALTRCADILEHGHA, encoded by the coding sequence GTGGGTGACCTGGCCCTGCCGCACATCCTGCCCCGCGTGCGCGATGCCCGGCGAGAGGCGCGCAAGTATGCAAACTTCCTGCTGGTCCTGCGCTCCCGCCGTGCCGGGGTCGCGCGCGTGGCGCACCACCCCTTCGACCTCACCGTGGACTGCGCAACCCTGTGCCAGTTGCACTGCCCGTACTGCGCCGTGGGCAACGCCACCATCCGCCGCAAACCCTCCCTGATGGACGCCGCCCTGCACGAACGGCTGGCCGCGGACGTGGCCCCGGACCTGTTCCTGGCCTGGTACTTCAGCGCCGGTGAACCGCTGCTGCACCCGCGCCTGCACGAACACCTGGCCCGCACCGCCGGGGAAGAAGCGTTCACCGTGGTTTCCACCAACCTCAGCGTCCCCCTGACCCCGGCCCGGCAGGAGGCCTTGCTGCGCTCCGGCCTCGGCATGCTCAGCGCATCCGTGGACGGGGCCAGCGCGGCGACCTATGCCCAATATCGGCGCGGGGGCGACTTTGGGCTGGTCATGGACAACCTGGCGGCACTGGCCCGGCGCAAACGGGAAATGGGGCTGCAATTTCCCCTGCTGGAATGGCGCTTTCTGCTGTTTGCCCACAACCAGCACGAGGTTGACGCGGCCCGCGCCATGGCCACGGACATGGGGCTGGATCTGCTGGAATTCTTTCCCGGTTATGCCCTGCCACCCGGCGACCCCGGCGAACAGGGGGTGCACCCCATGACCATCCCCATGCCGGGGCAGCCCATTTCCGGCCCGGCCTACGAGGCGGGCCTTGCCCGGCGGGAGACGCTGGTGCAGCGACTGGTGGCGGACGGCATGCCGCCCGCGCCCGCCCCTGTGGACACGGCGGTCGATACGGCGGAGGAGACTGCGGAAGGCAGTGGGGCAGAAGGACGCGGTGGAAAGGACAAGGCCCGCCGCCGTTGCGACTGGCTGTACTACAGCGGCATGATCTACCCGGACGGGGCGTTCGGTCCGTGCTGCGTGGCCACCGACGCCGACGACGACTTCACCCGGCTGGACGCGTACCCCGACTTTAGCGCGGCGTGGAACGCCCCGGCCTTTCTGCGCTCGCGCGCGGCCTTTGCGGCGGGCGATGCGGGAAATGGCGCGAAGGACCGCGCAGGCGAAAATCTTTCCGGCACCGGCGGCTCGGCAGGCACGGTGTGCGACCGCTGCCCCCTGCCGGTGGCGCAGGAACTGCAATTCGTGCAGAAGGTGCGCGGCATCCTGCGCAACGCCCCGGACTGGGTGGTGCGCATCCTGGCCGCAGCACCTGGCGAATTCTTCCTGCCCGCCGACCAGCGCAGGCTGCCCGTGGAACTGGCCGCCCTGCACCAGCCAGAGGCCCGCGCCCTGCCGCCCGACCCGGACGCGCTGGCCCGGCTGCGCGCGCTGGCGGCATCCCATCCCGACCCCGCACTGACCCGTTGCGCCGACATTCTGGAGCACGGTCATGCCTGA
- a CDS encoding glycosyltransferase, which produces MSYIFGSQLGWTVGLMGANEFAFFNIEKAMSDPDGFDRISQQHWIADALHMELCDSKKSVSDADLILVTTPFHYNVWTSYAKKHHINAKIIFYCGNGDTGTPPQYHMDNFWTANYPAYCASKSRNKIYWQGIFCDAYPDYQTIPSSPHHEGFASFVNRIQEIYPASYDFIKKSQSIYNACGGEESVFFYGQRNAHGMLNMGKYGNEDEVYQKMANSIAVLHIKDTDAPGFTIMRALALGKPLIVTRKFIDNTQLSTLLNENTCIIVDTPEDMSKAMLSLDNDISARNIGVHGAVHVHNHCTWSIFQKQFIPWLSNLK; this is translated from the coding sequence ATGAGCTACATATTCGGCTCGCAACTTGGGTGGACTGTCGGGCTGATGGGAGCAAACGAGTTTGCTTTTTTCAACATTGAAAAAGCAATGTCCGACCCTGACGGCTTCGACAGAATATCGCAGCAGCACTGGATAGCAGATGCGTTGCATATGGAACTCTGTGACAGCAAAAAATCAGTTTCCGATGCGGACTTGATACTTGTCACTACGCCATTTCACTATAACGTCTGGACATCCTACGCAAAAAAGCACCACATAAACGCAAAGATCATATTTTATTGCGGGAACGGAGACACCGGAACACCTCCGCAGTATCACATGGATAATTTTTGGACTGCAAATTATCCGGCCTACTGTGCATCAAAATCACGCAATAAAATATACTGGCAGGGCATCTTCTGTGATGCATACCCAGACTACCAAACAATCCCTTCATCACCACATCACGAAGGATTTGCATCTTTTGTCAACAGAATACAAGAAATATACCCCGCATCGTATGATTTCATAAAGAAATCGCAATCCATATACAACGCGTGTGGCGGCGAAGAAAGCGTATTTTTCTACGGGCAACGCAATGCCCACGGCATGCTTAATATGGGCAAATACGGCAATGAAGATGAAGTCTACCAGAAAATGGCAAACTCCATCGCCGTCCTGCACATAAAGGACACGGACGCTCCGGGATTCACCATAATGCGAGCCCTCGCACTGGGAAAGCCGCTGATTGTAACACGAAAATTTATCGACAACACACAACTCTCCACTTTGCTCAACGAAAACACATGCATCATTGTCGACACACCGGAAGACATGTCCAAGGCAATGCTAAGCCTGGACAATGATATTTCCGCCCGCAATATCGGGGTACATGGAGCAGTTCACGTTCACAATCATTGCACCTGGAGCATATTCCAGAAACAATTCATTCCGTGGCTGAGCAACTTGAAATAG
- a CDS encoding tetratricopeptide repeat protein, producing MSIPQRPWMAPGLDPAGGMGRGFIFPDHVARDPDELILREHAQEVLAPVLDRLRRGDMSAALRAAERLCRQRPGLALPVVELARLLLAEGAPEKALPLLEQVLRRNGQHAEALKLSAFAHMQQGDLPRACVLFGQAVRRAPADSCAQINYHALRRRLRPGREGGPTGPTSQTGPTGQTGPAGPVGAVGLAGAPRPVVATSIPPKGVETSRMAVDSWLQRGLRVLSVNTAQERDQLAPLFPGVEFRLCEDTARAEYGRDYQYLDALLDALAETGEPLCGIINADIVLRGEPQDWDRLCGVAAKRLVYGSRINVRRAEDTLGTLLEPGFDFYLFPASFLERVPRTGFVIGQPAWDVFLPAWAARCGVPRSFCHSPVALHVEHPVQWNRTTNTRLLLMAVSWLAPELAGLVTGDGGCHGYLKPLTSALAQVLNRTPKAGAEPLFCPSSVMEGYMAPVDPLYWLRDTEETLVVFDRG from the coding sequence ATGTCCATACCACAACGCCCATGGATGGCGCCCGGGCTCGACCCCGCCGGGGGGATGGGACGGGGATTCATTTTCCCGGACCACGTGGCCCGCGACCCTGACGAACTGATTCTGCGCGAACATGCGCAGGAGGTGCTTGCGCCCGTGCTGGACAGGCTGCGTCGGGGCGACATGTCTGCCGCCCTGCGCGCGGCGGAGCGGCTGTGCAGGCAGCGGCCCGGCCTTGCGCTGCCGGTGGTGGAGCTTGCCCGCCTGCTGCTGGCGGAAGGCGCACCCGAAAAGGCGCTGCCCCTGCTCGAACAGGTGCTGCGCCGAAACGGCCAGCACGCCGAAGCCCTGAAACTGTCGGCATTCGCCCACATGCAGCAGGGCGACCTGCCCCGCGCCTGCGTGTTGTTCGGACAGGCCGTGCGCCGTGCCCCGGCGGACAGCTGCGCGCAGATCAATTACCATGCGCTGCGCCGCAGGCTTCGGCCGGGCAGGGAAGGCGGCCCGACCGGCCCGACCAGCCAGACCGGCCCGACCGGCCAGACCGGGCCGGCAGGTCCAGTAGGAGCAGTCGGCCTGGCTGGCGCTCCCCGACCGGTAGTGGCCACCAGCATCCCCCCCAAAGGCGTCGAAACCAGCCGCATGGCAGTGGATTCGTGGTTGCAGCGCGGGCTGCGGGTGCTTTCGGTGAACACCGCGCAAGAGCGCGACCAGTTGGCCCCGCTGTTTCCGGGCGTGGAATTCCGGTTGTGCGAAGACACGGCGCGCGCGGAATACGGCAGGGACTACCAGTACCTTGATGCGTTGCTGGACGCGCTGGCCGAAACCGGCGAACCGCTGTGCGGCATCATCAACGCCGACATCGTGCTGCGCGGCGAGCCGCAGGACTGGGACCGCCTGTGCGGCGTGGCGGCGAAGCGACTGGTCTACGGGTCGCGCATCAACGTGCGCAGGGCAGAGGACACCCTTGGCACTCTGCTGGAACCGGGCTTTGACTTCTATCTCTTCCCCGCGTCGTTCCTTGAGCGGGTGCCGCGCACCGGGTTCGTTATCGGTCAGCCAGCCTGGGACGTCTTTCTGCCCGCCTGGGCGGCGCGGTGCGGCGTGCCCCGTTCGTTCTGCCATTCTCCCGTGGCCCTGCACGTGGAGCACCCGGTGCAGTGGAATCGCACCACCAATACGCGCCTGCTGCTTATGGCCGTGTCGTGGCTTGCGCCCGAACTGGCGGGCCTCGTGACCGGCGACGGCGGTTGCCACGGCTACCTCAAACCGCTTACCTCGGCCCTTGCACAGGTGTTGAACCGCACGCCCAAGGCGGGCGCGGAACCGCTGTTCTGCCCCTCGTCGGTCATGGAGGGGTACATGGCCCCGGTTGACCCCCTGTACTGGCTGCGCGACACCGAGGAAACGCTGGTGGTGTTCGACAGGGGGTGA
- a CDS encoding nucleotidyltransferase family protein: protein MKNTLEHLLKRIADAPPFRDNTFHTFSPVITTLLDALPDGINVLEWGPGKNTELFLASPKVRQVASYESDGVWFEKYKAQFAQHADRLDLSLVPFNVQKPVSHDIVHDNYNPLHPYMLDPLARFGEGHFDIAFVDGAGYRTDCAEIARLLVKKNGFIIWHDILSCRENNPEFPSGRTYQQVFSRFHNYQYYDRHRTLLIINNDDKDVLALTSAKRRALEQTFAALIESDIRYVVLRNFGDIPLRCSLENDIDILIHKDDFTRAHTAFLQLGFTHTQDGTSGTAMLYGASPHNHYKIASLDIHIDVVNGLYYTSPNNNEKVAINRTLQNLIFERKRLTNDIWHYIPHPNDLFLHIFCHAVFDKGEISDEYGTALEELLDIVDSSTIAHELESIVFSFSKVALDTIKKKATKMLPELYLRFSEY, encoded by the coding sequence GTGAAAAACACCCTCGAGCATCTCCTTAAACGCATCGCAGACGCCCCTCCCTTCCGCGACAACACATTCCATACGTTCTCTCCCGTCATCACTACACTCCTTGACGCATTACCCGACGGAATCAACGTCCTGGAATGGGGACCCGGAAAGAATACCGAGCTGTTTCTTGCCTCTCCCAAAGTCCGGCAGGTTGCAAGCTACGAAAGCGACGGCGTATGGTTTGAAAAATACAAGGCGCAGTTCGCGCAACATGCAGACAGGCTCGACCTCAGCCTTGTGCCCTTCAACGTTCAGAAACCGGTCAGCCACGACATAGTGCACGACAATTACAACCCTCTTCACCCATACATGCTGGACCCCCTTGCCCGCTTTGGCGAAGGACACTTCGACATCGCCTTTGTTGACGGGGCCGGATACAGGACTGACTGCGCGGAAATAGCAAGACTTCTGGTCAAGAAAAACGGCTTCATCATCTGGCACGACATTCTTTCATGCCGGGAGAACAATCCAGAATTCCCCAGCGGCAGGACATATCAACAGGTTTTCTCAAGATTCCACAATTATCAGTACTATGACCGGCACAGAACCCTGCTGATCATAAACAACGACGACAAGGACGTACTCGCGCTGACAAGCGCCAAAAGACGTGCCCTCGAACAAACCTTCGCAGCTCTCATAGAGTCGGATATCAGGTACGTTGTACTGCGAAACTTTGGAGACATTCCCCTCCGCTGCTCCCTTGAAAACGACATAGACATACTCATCCATAAGGATGATTTCACGAGAGCGCATACCGCTTTTCTGCAACTTGGGTTCACGCACACCCAGGATGGAACATCTGGCACAGCCATGCTGTACGGCGCATCTCCTCACAATCACTATAAAATCGCCAGCCTTGATATACATATTGATGTGGTAAACGGCCTTTATTACACAAGCCCGAACAACAATGAGAAAGTGGCAATAAACCGCACCCTGCAAAACCTAATTTTTGAACGTAAAAGACTGACAAATGACATCTGGCACTATATTCCGCACCCAAACGACCTTTTTTTGCATATTTTTTGTCATGCAGTCTTTGACAAAGGTGAAATATCAGACGAATACGGCACCGCCCTCGAAGAACTTCTGGACATAGTGGACAGCTCAACGATTGCTCACGAATTGGAGTCTATCGTATTCAGCTTTTCCAAAGTAGCACTGGATACGATAAAGAAGAAAGCAACAAAAATGCTTCCTGAACTCTATTTACGCTTCAGCGAGTACTAA
- a CDS encoding class I SAM-dependent methyltransferase, whose translation MTQDRSTRNDNTGDAPCSAEHPGAAPSASPGAARPFLAWLADQRTQDGILLLGDARPFFHDEAAYTAHHGEDPAPLDAGQGLAALLRATGADMSAPALEIGCGFGYLSLGLAVDNPFPLLLLTDTSPGFLRILGDRLNAHGVAWQAGDDAQATPGMRAPGMSAPDMSAPDMSCTRIPVPDMSGPGAVRLGILSGDAMQEIPDASLSCIAMRATLHHVADVDAFLAQAARVLRPGGHLVFEEPCREALLLMGVLVAQMPELAAARGVEVTPRQLELVDLFRRMVEFYCRQDIDKSTAEDKHLFHPVEIAARCRAHGFDTAVYANTTLASLKYLHGESPLPPTFFHDTTRAYIGEVCRMPELVPLFDATIAASCAYIDACSRGGRGPHYISVFDARRG comes from the coding sequence ATGACACAGGATCGCAGCACCCGGAACGACAACACCGGAGACGCCCCCTGCTCCGCAGAACACCCCGGAGCAGCCCCGAGCGCATCACCGGGCGCAGCCCGACCCTTCCTTGCATGGCTGGCTGACCAGCGCACCCAGGACGGCATACTGCTGCTGGGCGATGCCCGCCCGTTCTTCCATGACGAGGCCGCCTACACCGCCCACCACGGCGAAGATCCCGCCCCGCTGGACGCGGGGCAGGGGCTGGCGGCCCTGCTGCGGGCCACGGGTGCGGACATGTCCGCCCCGGCGCTGGAGATAGGCTGCGGCTTCGGCTACCTGAGCCTTGGCCTTGCGGTGGACAATCCCTTTCCGCTGCTGCTGCTTACCGATACCTCACCGGGCTTCCTGCGCATTCTGGGTGATCGGCTGAACGCCCACGGCGTGGCGTGGCAGGCAGGCGACGACGCCCAGGCCACCCCCGGCATGCGCGCCCCCGGCATGTCTGCTCCTGACATGTCCGCTCCTGACATGTCCTGCACCCGCATACCGGTCCCCGACATGTCCGGCCCCGGCGCCGTCCGGCTGGGCATCCTTTCCGGCGACGCCATGCAGGAAATTCCCGACGCCAGTCTGTCGTGCATCGCCATGCGCGCCACCCTGCACCATGTGGCCGACGTGGACGCCTTTCTGGCCCAGGCGGCGCGGGTGCTGCGGCCCGGCGGTCACCTGGTGTTCGAGGAACCCTGCCGCGAGGCCCTGCTGCTGATGGGCGTGCTGGTGGCCCAGATGCCGGAGCTGGCCGCCGCGCGCGGGGTGGAAGTGACCCCGCGCCAGCTGGAACTGGTGGACCTGTTCCGGCGCATGGTGGAATTCTACTGCCGCCAGGACATCGACAAGAGCACGGCGGAAGACAAGCACCTGTTCCACCCCGTGGAAATCGCCGCGCGCTGCCGGGCGCACGGCTTCGACACCGCCGTCTACGCCAACACCACCCTGGCATCGCTGAAGTACCTGCACGGCGAATCGCCCCTGCCGCCCACCTTCTTCCACGACACCACCCGCGCCTACATCGGCGAGGTGTGCCGCATGCCGGAACTGGTCCCCCTGTTCGACGCCACCATCGCCGCATCGTGCGCCTACATCGACGCCTGCTCGCGCGGGGGGCGCGGCCCGCACTACATCAGCGTGTTCGACGCGCGGCGGGGGTAG